aaccgaatatgcccctttttagcttggtagcctaagaattagggaaatggcccctaattgacgcgaatcctaaaaatagatctatttggcccaacaagcctcatccgagttacagatgctttagtacttcgatttatcatatccgatgagagtcccggaatgatggggatattctatatgcatcttgttaaggtcggttaccaggtgttcaacatatgaatgatttttatctctatgcagtttgcgaaatgcctgatatgagatgtgttataaaaatgaaatcttgtggtctattattatgattttataatatgtaggttaaacctataactcaacaacaattttgttgacgttttaagtatgtttattctcaggtgattattaagagcttccactgttgcattctaaattaaggacaagatttggagtccatgcttttataatattgtttaaaaactgtatttgaagacttatgttgatgtgtaatattattgtaaaccattatgtaatggtcatgtaaaaaacgctatattttagattatcattatttgataatcatcgtaatattttaaaggttatggtttgttttaaaatcgaatgcagtctttgaaaaatgtctcatatagaggttaaaacctcgcaaagaaatcaattaatatggaacgtttataatcaatatgaacgggatattttagaGGTGACCCGATGCAAGAAGGGAATCAACATTCTTTAACAGTCGCATTCTTTTTGAAACAAATTCGAAACAGGCACGGGAACTCATCCTTGAGAGTAAGACCATTAGCCCGTGGGTCGTACCAAAAAAGAATACTTGCTCCGTTACCCACTTTCCAATTCCAAACATTCGAACCTACAATACCTTGAAGAGAATCGTCTTTTTGGAGATTGATTAAGTCTCTCCAAATTGAAGAAAGCTGAGACGTTTTTAGAGTTGAAACATCACTCATAATTTTGCCACGAAAACTAGGACCGAAGGAGGAAATAACAATGGATTTCCACAAAGGCGTTTTATTTGAACTTAACTTTCCCCACCATTTAGCTAATAAAGCTAAGTTTTTTATTCGAAGAGGAGTGATGCCCAACCCACCCATTTCTTTCGAAAGACAAACCGAGTCCCATTTAACAAGGCATGTTTTCTTTTTGAGACAATCTCCACTCCAAAGAAAGTTCCTCCGATATCTTTCTAAAAGTTAGAGAACATGTACCGGGGCTTTGTAGATAGACATATAATGAATAGGAAAGTTAGAAAGAACCGCATTGATCATGACGAGCCTTCCACTAAAAGAGAGACATCTTCCTTTCCAACCCGCAAGCTTTCTTTTAAACTTTTGAATAATAGAGTTCCACATAGAGATTTTGTTTCTAGATAAACCAATCGGAATGCCTAAATACTCCAAAGGAAATATGCCCACTTTACAATTAAAAATAGCCGAGAATGAAGCCATATCAACTCGGGATACATGAATCCCATACAAAGAAGTTTTTATAGCATTCATTTGCAAGCCTGATAAATTGAAGAAAAGATCCAAGTTAAACTTGATTCGATTGAGCTCTTGAATTGAAGGATGTGCAAAAATGATGGTATCGTCCACAAATTATGAATGATTAATTCTCACCCCGTTGCGAAAATGGCACCCTTTTAACTACCCGTTTG
This window of the Rutidosis leptorrhynchoides isolate AG116_Rl617_1_P2 chromosome 7, CSIRO_AGI_Rlap_v1, whole genome shotgun sequence genome carries:
- the LOC139860147 gene encoding uncharacterized protein is translated as MGGLGITPLRIKNLALLAKWWGKLSSNKTPLWKSIVISSFGPSFRGKIMSDVSTLKTSQLSSIWRDLINLQKDDSLQGIVGSNVWNWKVGNGASILFWYDPRANGLTLKDEFPCLFRICFKKNATVKEC